One Leptospira fainei serovar Hurstbridge str. BUT 6 DNA window includes the following coding sequences:
- a CDS encoding acetyl-CoA carboxylase biotin carboxylase subunit, giving the protein MIHTLLIANRGEISLRIQRTCKRLGIKTVAVFSDADENSPFVQQADLAYYIGASEPSKSYLSIPSVLKAVKETGANAVHPGYGFLSERTEFALALAKEGILFLGPRPESVDLMGDKIRSREAMVLAGIPVVPGYNGNSQDPKLLLSEAKKIGFPVMIKASAGGGGKGMKRVYSESEFLHSLESAQREAKNAFGDARVFLEKYITNPRHIEVQVFGDTQGNVLHLFERECSIQRRHQKVIEESPAPNLDRKLRDKICEVAVQAAKSIGYLGAGTVEFILGEDGNFYFLEMNTRLQVEHPVTEIVTGYDLVEWQIRIAEGKTLHELLNGAKLSQTGHAIEARVYAEDPENEFLPSIGKIEFASFPEGQNIRVDSGVVTGSEVSLYYDPMLAKVIGSGKNREEARKNLINALENTIVFGPTTNVPYLKGILIHPEFANGHTHTHFLEQHSISTGENEEEKDALSKVASLLAARRKKATSIWEALGPRDLWEVNS; this is encoded by the coding sequence GTGATCCATACGTTGCTCATTGCGAACCGAGGCGAGATTTCTCTTCGGATCCAAAGAACTTGCAAACGACTTGGAATTAAGACTGTCGCGGTTTTTTCGGATGCGGATGAAAATTCTCCCTTCGTTCAACAAGCGGATCTTGCCTATTATATAGGAGCTTCCGAGCCTTCCAAATCGTATCTTTCAATCCCTTCAGTCTTGAAGGCCGTCAAGGAAACCGGCGCAAATGCGGTGCACCCGGGTTACGGATTTCTTTCGGAACGTACCGAGTTCGCTCTTGCTCTCGCGAAGGAAGGAATTTTATTTTTAGGTCCGCGTCCGGAAAGCGTGGATTTGATGGGAGATAAGATTCGTTCCAGAGAAGCGATGGTACTTGCTGGCATTCCGGTCGTTCCCGGATATAACGGAAACTCCCAGGATCCGAAATTATTATTAAGCGAAGCCAAGAAAATCGGATTTCCGGTTATGATAAAGGCGAGCGCCGGCGGTGGCGGAAAAGGGATGAAGAGAGTGTATTCCGAATCGGAATTTTTGCATTCTCTTGAATCCGCCCAGAGAGAGGCAAAGAACGCCTTCGGAGACGCCCGAGTATTCTTAGAAAAATACATAACCAATCCCCGTCATATAGAAGTGCAGGTTTTCGGAGATACCCAAGGTAATGTTCTCCATCTATTCGAGAGAGAATGTTCCATCCAGCGCAGACATCAGAAAGTAATCGAAGAGTCGCCCGCACCGAATTTGGACCGCAAGTTAAGGGATAAGATCTGCGAGGTTGCCGTTCAAGCCGCGAAATCTATCGGTTATCTCGGAGCAGGAACGGTAGAGTTTATCTTGGGTGAGGATGGGAATTTCTATTTTCTAGAAATGAACACACGGCTTCAAGTGGAACACCCGGTTACCGAAATCGTAACCGGATACGACTTAGTCGAGTGGCAGATACGAATTGCGGAAGGAAAAACCTTACACGAACTCTTAAACGGCGCCAAACTGAGTCAGACAGGACACGCGATCGAAGCCAGAGTTTATGCGGAAGATCCTGAAAATGAATTTCTTCCGTCCATCGGAAAGATTGAATTCGCTTCGTTTCCCGAAGGACAAAATATTCGCGTGGATAGCGGGGTCGTTACCGGTTCGGAAGTATCTCTATATTACGATCCTATGTTGGCCAAAGTGATCGGATCGGGTAAGAATCGGGAAGAAGCACGAAAAAATCTGATCAATGCATTGGAAAATACGATAGTGTTCGGGCCTACTACGAATGTTCCATATCTGAAAGGGATTTTGATTCATCCTGAATTTGCAAATGGACATACTCATACTCATTTTCTGGAGCAGCATTCCATCTCTACGGGTGAAAACGAGGAAGAGAAAGATGCCTTATCAAAAGTCGCGTCTTTGCTTGCGGCTCGAAGAAAAAAGGCGACTTCCATTTGGGAAGCATTGGGTCCGAGGGATTTATGGGAAGTGAATTCGTGA
- a CDS encoding 1-acyl-sn-glycerol-3-phosphate acyltransferase, with product MSPFKFLESRLGRFSKEYQKLVLRTYLITVRLVLTIAFPAMIKGIYYSLIGNRSKQYISFLKGSALWGEAVRKMTKTNLILTNEITIPETGHMIFLNHVNEIDFPYDCLVVNKPYLANQVIKKTLVAYWWMKAMGSQVFETSKATTIAVSVRKLLKGLNTTSYIVYPEGHNTYSEVIQPLVKGMVKIAFENKIPVVLVLKSGITRYQTQPMNATVGYKYVGRFEPTNFATWEAFRESLHEVMIKEKALLDQQIGTQREPEPVKSK from the coding sequence ATGAGTCCATTCAAGTTTTTGGAAAGTCGATTAGGTAGGTTCTCAAAGGAATACCAGAAACTCGTTTTACGAACCTATCTGATTACCGTCCGATTGGTATTGACGATCGCTTTTCCAGCAATGATTAAAGGAATTTATTATTCTCTGATCGGGAATCGTTCCAAGCAATATATCTCGTTTCTAAAAGGGTCCGCGCTTTGGGGCGAGGCCGTCCGCAAGATGACGAAAACCAATCTGATTTTAACGAATGAGATTACGATTCCGGAGACGGGCCACATGATTTTTTTAAATCATGTGAATGAGATCGATTTCCCGTATGATTGTCTCGTAGTGAATAAACCGTATCTTGCCAATCAAGTTATTAAGAAAACTTTAGTAGCTTACTGGTGGATGAAAGCCATGGGTTCCCAAGTATTCGAGACGTCTAAGGCGACCACGATTGCCGTGTCCGTCCGAAAGCTTTTAAAAGGTTTAAATACGACCTCGTACATCGTCTATCCGGAAGGCCATAATACGTATTCGGAAGTAATTCAACCTTTAGTGAAAGGGATGGTCAAGATCGCATTTGAAAATAAAATTCCGGTAGTTTTGGTTCTTAAATCGGGGATAACCCGGTATCAAACTCAGCCGATGAACGCAACAGTCGGTTATAAATATGTCGGGCGATTTGAACCGACTAACTTTGCGACTTGGGAAGCGTTTAGAGAGTCCTTACACGAAGTCATGATTAAGGAGAAAGCTCTGTTGGATCAACAGATCGGAACTCAAAGAGAGCCGGAGCCGGTAAAGTCAAAGTGA
- a CDS encoding LIC11274 family protein → MKKLLVFTIAMFIAPAILHGEAVSMKAYKKRVELLTYLREIEPIVRNYPGDQKTPQNQQGQAAPQSEGDRIGKYKELKRLYQEGLLYFFEGNHVNSYRRFLEAQFGMELLLEEISQAYVERTEEMLKTAIERKNPNNPQDKALVDIAVEYGQGSYIRADIKENREAPFFRRMYNPREYHYVTSKYTIEKNMELGYQFLGEAKETRNNALKIEKQLEKHQKLQPSHRKYRIEYYLGAINLCRDARANAINIFKLKYPYDNYFIQRSDAKTEELKNEYGEITPAEVVSIEGITYDFTQNPLVRLDAKMSPVFDKRIPDEYRKDAVDVLGRVFDDEISSRLYLRWDAEKRKALVGDKLPPGKTKATQPANTNK, encoded by the coding sequence ATGAAGAAACTACTCGTTTTCACGATCGCGATGTTTATCGCGCCCGCAATCCTCCACGGCGAAGCCGTTTCGATGAAGGCATATAAGAAACGGGTCGAACTCCTTACCTACTTACGGGAGATCGAGCCGATCGTCCGGAATTATCCGGGCGATCAAAAAACGCCCCAGAACCAACAAGGTCAAGCCGCGCCGCAATCGGAGGGGGATCGAATTGGGAAATACAAAGAGTTGAAGCGCCTTTACCAAGAGGGTTTGCTTTACTTCTTTGAGGGGAATCACGTAAATTCATATCGTCGTTTCTTAGAAGCACAATTCGGAATGGAACTTCTGCTGGAAGAAATTTCCCAGGCTTATGTGGAAAGAACCGAAGAAATGTTGAAAACTGCGATTGAAAGAAAGAACCCGAATAATCCGCAGGATAAAGCTCTTGTCGACATCGCCGTCGAGTATGGACAAGGGAGTTATATTCGCGCCGATATCAAGGAAAACCGCGAAGCTCCTTTCTTTCGTAGAATGTACAACCCGCGTGAATACCATTACGTAACAAGCAAGTATACGATTGAAAAGAATATGGAACTCGGTTATCAATTTTTGGGAGAAGCGAAAGAAACCAGAAATAACGCGCTCAAAATCGAGAAGCAATTGGAAAAACACCAAAAACTTCAGCCTAGTCATCGCAAATATCGGATCGAATATTATTTAGGCGCCATTAATCTTTGTCGGGATGCGAGAGCGAATGCGATCAATATCTTTAAATTGAAGTATCCGTATGATAACTACTTTATTCAAAGATCCGACGCCAAGACCGAAGAACTGAAAAACGAATACGGGGAAATCACTCCTGCCGAAGTCGTTTCGATCGAAGGAATTACCTACGATTTTACGCAAAATCCTCTCGTCCGTTTGGATGCAAAAATGAGCCCGGTATTCGATAAACGGATTCCGGACGAATATCGCAAGGATGCGGTAGACGTTCTCGGTAGAGTATTCGACGACGAAATCAGTAGTCGTTTGTATCTGAGATGGGATGCCGAAAAGAGGAAGGCTCTCGTAGGAGATAAACTTCCTCCAGGGAAAACGAAAGCAACCCAACCAGCGAATACGAATAAGTAA
- a CDS encoding DUF2225 domain-containing protein, producing the protein MTATALAQGKKISFRNKEDTVCPICNEVHQRESMFQGGGRLIAGRLTQELRRLYEKNKKFGRVSPNDYVLNVCPRCLYTAFPKDWSSLDADENTKLRENAETRRKNIELILGPLDFYQDRNLVLGTASYLLAIECYQSRKVTVAPTPKKAVCAVRGAWYFDDMHVEFPEIGFDKIRDLLYQKAASWYTDTMEIMQSGSEPVDAASYLLGPDTDKNWGFDGVIYLSAYLTMKFKDELASDPQSKLNLLVRAKRTLSRLYGSGKASKSKPSVIIDMAKELYDEYNKIIDEMGGEK; encoded by the coding sequence ATGACAGCAACAGCACTAGCACAAGGTAAGAAAATCTCCTTCCGCAATAAGGAGGATACCGTTTGCCCTATATGCAACGAAGTTCACCAACGTGAAAGCATGTTTCAGGGCGGCGGGCGCTTAATTGCAGGTCGTTTGACCCAGGAACTCCGTCGCCTCTACGAAAAGAACAAAAAATTCGGTCGGGTAAGTCCGAACGACTATGTTCTAAATGTCTGTCCTAGATGCCTTTATACCGCCTTTCCGAAAGACTGGTCTTCTTTAGACGCGGACGAAAACACGAAACTGAGAGAAAACGCGGAAACCCGCAGAAAGAATATCGAACTAATCCTCGGTCCTCTTGATTTTTACCAGGATAGAAATCTAGTTTTAGGCACAGCTTCCTACTTATTAGCGATCGAGTGCTATCAAAGCAGAAAAGTAACCGTTGCTCCGACTCCCAAAAAGGCAGTTTGTGCCGTGCGTGGCGCCTGGTATTTCGACGATATGCATGTCGAATTTCCCGAAATCGGATTTGATAAAATTCGGGATCTTCTCTACCAGAAAGCAGCCAGTTGGTATACCGATACGATGGAAATCATGCAATCCGGATCGGAACCTGTAGACGCCGCGTCTTATTTATTAGGTCCCGATACGGACAAAAACTGGGGTTTTGACGGAGTCATTTATCTTTCAGCGTACCTTACGATGAAATTTAAAGACGAATTGGCATCGGATCCTCAATCCAAACTGAATCTACTAGTTCGGGCCAAACGAACTCTTTCTAGACTTTACGGTTCCGGAAAAGCTTCCAAATCCAAGCCTTCGGTGATCATCGATATGGCAAAAGAATTGTACGATGAATACAACAAGATCATCGATGAGATGGGAGGAGAGAAATAA
- the truA gene encoding tRNA pseudouridine(38-40) synthase TruA, translating to MDEPGNYALLLEYDGGCFYGYQTQRQTPTVQNEIEKALAILLNKPTRIYGAGRTDTGVHARGMIVNFKTKSKIKELSRFLLGLNALTDPGLSILGIAPVPETFNSQFSCTAREYEYLLLNSKIPRPIWKNRVFWYQHRIDVSRLRQELELLKGEHDFRSLAKATSMRNRKITTRVIYDTSLKESPEEPGLFRFRIKANGFLHNMIRILTGTLLEIATGKRKETNILEILSSKDRTIAGITLPPYGLYFVRAYYDSFPQIDSLYLERDAFGRISH from the coding sequence ATGGACGAGCCGGGTAATTACGCTCTCCTTCTGGAATATGATGGCGGATGCTTTTACGGTTACCAAACCCAAAGACAAACGCCTACGGTTCAGAACGAAATAGAAAAAGCTCTGGCGATTCTTTTAAATAAGCCCACGCGCATCTACGGAGCCGGACGAACCGACACCGGGGTCCATGCACGGGGAATGATCGTAAATTTCAAAACGAAATCGAAGATCAAAGAATTATCCCGCTTCTTACTCGGACTCAATGCACTCACCGACCCAGGTCTTTCCATCCTAGGAATCGCCCCAGTTCCGGAAACCTTCAATTCTCAATTTTCCTGTACTGCGAGGGAGTATGAATACCTGCTTCTAAACTCGAAAATTCCCCGACCTATTTGGAAAAACCGCGTGTTTTGGTACCAACATCGGATTGACGTTTCCCGGTTACGGCAAGAACTGGAACTATTAAAAGGTGAGCATGATTTCCGTAGCCTGGCTAAGGCTACTTCCATGAGGAACCGAAAGATTACAACTCGGGTCATTTATGATACGAGTTTAAAAGAGAGCCCAGAGGAACCGGGATTGTTTCGCTTCCGGATTAAGGCAAATGGCTTTCTCCATAATATGATCCGCATTCTAACGGGTACATTATTAGAGATAGCGACAGGAAAGCGTAAAGAGACAAATATATTGGAAATCCTATCCTCAAAAGATCGAACGATAGCCGGAATCACTCTTCCACCTTACGGATTATATTTCGTTCGAGCGTATTACGATTCCTTTCCTCAAATCGATTCACTTTATCTAGAACGGGATGCTTTTGGGAGAATTTCACATTGA
- a CDS encoding LIC11270 family surface protein, translating into MNSKISTAILLSLLLITCRRGDWQGNLTGAPVVSTLFNSRMLLLLKATYATDNPQDFSQYQGGTGALYQDDVPGDPAFNLTGVPLAKDLPIFIDIGEIRISSKYQEGLGNLSQITTTKQSKSFWDFIAPNREVYCTVPYTLNSNTCRSQNGEFKMQQLLNGDGAQYPSNDPTEGTSQGNPSQYYYTGVFLRTMITAWGNIPNVDLTTVTFFDNYPINGFNIVPRMAYVPGALTKSTTPLIFPLLYSMGGDEGGPLGNGDMEFRPGYEPYIFEVRMNLKENLMIHSFAALDGSNAGTLVAVSDWNADHQGQTDIGGNLLLRSRTIYPSSASKLLISGGSGSTYHYYGIFRDTEINLLSKLPLIASPALAGTTPIKYIMPGQYQLVCLGDIARVDGFPDTIVRQTTFSVPQNGNGNTMAVSLTCP; encoded by the coding sequence ATGAATTCTAAAATCTCGACGGCTATTTTGCTCAGCCTACTGCTCATTACTTGCCGACGCGGAGACTGGCAAGGAAACCTTACCGGAGCGCCTGTCGTGAGTACCCTCTTTAATAGTAGGATGCTCCTTCTTTTAAAAGCGACGTACGCTACCGACAACCCTCAGGATTTTTCGCAATACCAAGGTGGAACGGGAGCTTTATACCAGGATGACGTTCCCGGCGATCCTGCGTTCAATCTTACAGGTGTCCCTTTGGCTAAGGACCTGCCGATTTTTATCGATATCGGAGAGATTCGAATCTCATCCAAATACCAAGAGGGCTTGGGAAATCTTTCCCAAATTACGACCACAAAGCAATCGAAATCGTTCTGGGATTTTATCGCTCCGAATCGCGAAGTCTACTGCACCGTTCCGTATACGTTAAACTCCAATACTTGCCGATCGCAAAATGGCGAATTCAAAATGCAGCAGTTACTAAACGGAGACGGCGCTCAGTACCCCTCAAACGATCCGACGGAAGGAACTAGCCAAGGAAATCCGAGTCAGTACTATTACACCGGCGTCTTCCTAAGAACCATGATCACTGCTTGGGGAAATATTCCGAATGTGGATCTTACCACAGTCACCTTCTTTGATAACTATCCGATCAACGGGTTTAATATCGTGCCGAGGATGGCTTACGTTCCGGGGGCACTGACTAAATCCACGACTCCGTTGATTTTTCCTTTGCTTTATTCGATGGGGGGAGACGAGGGAGGACCTTTAGGCAACGGCGATATGGAATTCCGTCCCGGTTATGAACCCTATATCTTCGAAGTAAGGATGAATCTTAAAGAAAACTTAATGATTCACTCATTCGCCGCACTCGACGGATCGAACGCAGGAACTTTGGTTGCGGTCAGCGACTGGAATGCCGATCATCAAGGCCAAACGGATATCGGCGGAAATTTACTGCTTCGTTCTAGAACCATTTACCCAAGCTCCGCTTCCAAATTATTGATCAGCGGAGGCAGCGGCTCTACGTATCATTATTACGGAATTTTCCGCGATACGGAAATCAATCTATTGAGCAAATTGCCTTTGATTGCCTCTCCCGCGCTTGCGGGAACCACTCCGATAAAGTACATTATGCCCGGACAATATCAATTGGTTTGCTTGGGAGACATTGCCAGAGTCGACGGTTTTCCGGATACGATCGTAAGGCAGACCACGTTTTCCGTTCCTCAAAACGGGAACGGAAACACGATGGCGGTCTCCTTAACCTGCCCGTAA
- a CDS encoding adenosine kinase — MKHYDVFGVGNALVDILVLTDDPFLKNLGWTKGIMTLVDSPTQGKVLTALEGHKKDLRSGGSAANTMIALANSGGTGIYTGKVSEDTYGEFYKQDMENAGILFEVPPVTDGHTGTCVILTTPDAERTMLTNLGISSTLTKQDIDLARLKTSSYSYLEGYLWDVPSTKEACVLTMEESRKAGVKVAFTYSDPFCVNRSREDFVKLTKEYCDVVFCNVEEAKALAGLESKEEALKFVASLCSTVFMTDSANGAFVSENGKIRHVGGFPAQNLLDTTGAGDSFAAGALYGLTHGFSLERATKWGNYVASRIVQEIGPRLTVRLMGRQEEILGKV; from the coding sequence ATGAAACATTACGACGTATTCGGAGTCGGAAACGCATTAGTCGATATTTTAGTATTAACCGACGATCCTTTTCTGAAGAATTTAGGTTGGACCAAAGGAATCATGACGTTGGTGGATTCACCCACGCAGGGAAAAGTTTTGACGGCCCTTGAAGGGCATAAGAAGGATTTACGTTCCGGAGGGAGCGCGGCCAACACGATGATCGCGTTGGCAAACTCCGGCGGAACGGGAATCTATACCGGAAAAGTCAGCGAAGATACGTACGGTGAATTCTATAAACAAGATATGGAAAATGCCGGGATTCTATTCGAAGTTCCTCCGGTAACGGACGGACATACAGGGACGTGCGTAATTTTGACGACTCCGGATGCCGAAAGGACGATGCTTACCAACTTGGGCATCTCGTCCACATTAACAAAGCAGGATATAGATCTCGCTCGATTAAAAACCTCCTCCTATAGCTATTTGGAAGGGTATCTTTGGGATGTTCCTTCCACAAAGGAAGCCTGCGTTTTAACGATGGAAGAATCCCGGAAAGCGGGAGTCAAGGTGGCTTTCACTTACAGCGATCCATTTTGCGTGAATCGCTCCCGAGAAGATTTTGTTAAATTAACGAAAGAATATTGTGATGTAGTTTTTTGTAATGTAGAGGAGGCTAAGGCTCTCGCAGGCCTGGAATCGAAGGAAGAGGCTCTTAAATTCGTGGCTTCCCTTTGCTCGACGGTTTTTATGACGGACAGCGCCAATGGGGCGTTCGTATCCGAAAACGGAAAGATACGCCATGTCGGAGGTTTTCCCGCTCAGAACTTATTGGATACGACCGGCGCAGGAGATAGTTTTGCGGCGGGCGCTTTATATGGGCTTACGCATGGATTTTCCCTGGAAAGGGCGACAAAATGGGGAAACTACGTTGCATCGCGAATCGTTCAAGAAATCGGACCACGGCTCACCGTTCGATTGATGGGCAGGCAAGAGGAAATCTTAGGGAAGGTCTAA
- a CDS encoding 50S ribosomal protein L11 methyltransferase — protein MKYKEVKVSIPKDFAEEFSSLLDEWQVAGYYEILFDREEARKPEEEIISDNTPIRVYLAEEDISSEAKIWVYLKAVAPENSFAESRWIETKEYEEAYKEFYKPFSVGVFWVVPTWEKEDWEAAKAVEIQPAVPIYINPGLAFGTGHHETTRLVLSRLGDIELVGKRVVDIGAGSGILSVAASKIGATEILAVDIDPNAVRSSTFNRDENRISDSNLRVEEGGFDHPLVAEKEYDLCVANITFAVLKANIERIASLKTNHFLFSGVITERKEEFLELLTDIVKGKLVYETSWNGWELIEWLRE, from the coding sequence GTGAAGTATAAGGAAGTCAAAGTATCCATACCTAAAGATTTTGCCGAAGAATTTTCCTCTCTGCTCGACGAATGGCAAGTCGCCGGATATTACGAAATTCTCTTCGATCGCGAAGAAGCAAGAAAACCGGAGGAGGAAATTATTTCGGATAATACTCCGATTAGGGTTTATTTGGCGGAGGAAGATATCTCTTCGGAAGCGAAAATCTGGGTTTACCTAAAGGCGGTTGCTCCGGAGAATTCTTTCGCCGAATCCAGATGGATCGAAACGAAAGAATACGAAGAGGCTTATAAGGAATTTTACAAACCCTTTTCCGTCGGAGTATTTTGGGTGGTTCCTACTTGGGAAAAAGAGGACTGGGAAGCGGCTAAAGCCGTCGAAATTCAACCTGCTGTTCCGATATACATCAATCCTGGTTTGGCCTTCGGCACCGGACATCATGAAACGACTCGACTCGTATTATCCCGGCTCGGCGATATAGAGCTGGTCGGTAAACGCGTCGTAGATATCGGTGCGGGTTCGGGAATTCTTTCGGTCGCAGCCTCGAAGATCGGCGCTACGGAAATTCTGGCCGTCGATATTGATCCAAACGCGGTGCGATCTTCCACTTTCAATAGAGACGAAAACCGGATCTCCGATTCTAATCTAAGAGTGGAAGAGGGCGGATTCGATCATCCCTTAGTCGCGGAAAAAGAATACGATTTATGCGTCGCAAATATCACCTTTGCGGTCTTAAAGGCTAATATAGAGCGGATTGCCTCCTTAAAAACGAATCATTTTCTATTTAGCGGCGTGATAACGGAAAGAAAGGAAGAATTCTTGGAACTCCTTACCGACATCGTAAAAGGGAAGTTAGTTTACGAAACGTCTTGGAACGGTTGGGAATTGATCGAGTGGCTTCGCGAGTGA
- a CDS encoding PrsW family glutamic-type intramembrane protease gives MSVELLAILSIFPWAFVLVYIHPKIPVSKLVFTLFGALALGWLATELVLQLNAWFWPNVPVPGKKPSGSILSQTVHIAFVQAGMMEEACKSALILGFSYLVAYDRRAKRFLPEVFLIGGFVALGFAGVENYHYIQSANEHDRVATFIARTLKSTNAHLLINLCFSLFLIKSNFKEKADKAKYLGQAFLLAVFQHGLFDFFVLPNGRFGAWIAIALFVGIWVWIVKDRRKYLVPLDAEIVDDGSVVLPNLSSGQSGEV, from the coding sequence ATGAGCGTTGAACTCCTTGCCATTTTGAGTATTTTCCCTTGGGCTTTCGTTTTGGTTTATATCCATCCCAAAATTCCCGTTTCTAAACTAGTATTCACGTTATTCGGCGCCCTTGCCTTAGGTTGGTTGGCTACCGAATTGGTTCTGCAATTGAACGCTTGGTTCTGGCCGAATGTTCCCGTTCCGGGTAAAAAGCCTTCCGGTTCCATCCTATCTCAAACGGTTCATATCGCTTTCGTTCAAGCGGGGATGATGGAAGAAGCGTGTAAATCCGCTCTTATTTTAGGTTTTTCTTATTTAGTTGCCTACGACCGACGGGCGAAACGATTTTTACCTGAAGTTTTCCTAATCGGAGGATTTGTTGCGCTCGGGTTTGCCGGTGTGGAAAATTATCATTATATTCAATCCGCAAACGAACATGATCGTGTAGCGACGTTCATCGCGAGAACGTTAAAATCCACGAACGCACACTTGCTTATAAATCTATGCTTTTCCCTTTTTCTGATTAAAAGTAATTTTAAGGAAAAGGCGGACAAGGCTAAATATTTAGGTCAGGCGTTCTTACTGGCAGTATTTCAACACGGCCTATTCGATTTTTTCGTATTACCGAACGGAAGATTCGGCGCTTGGATTGCGATCGCCTTATTCGTCGGGATTTGGGTGTGGATAGTGAAGGATCGAAGAAAATACTTGGTTCCGTTGGATGCAGAAATCGTAGATGACGGTAGTGTCGTTCTACCTAATTTGTCCTCAGGACAATCAGGTGAAGTATAA